The following is a genomic window from Nitrososphaerota archaeon.
CCTATACATCGGGGGGCCGTTCTACGCCAGGACGCTCACCGTGAACTTCAGGACGATACTCTACGACGTGGTGGCCCTGGACAGGAAGAAGGACAAGAAAGGGCACAGGTGAGTCCGCGGTCTGCCGCTGGAGCCTCCGTCTAGGCGGCGAGTACGAAGAGCTCAACCTGGAGGCGTGTCGTGGACATAGCGTCTAGCCCGACTTGGCTGCGGACGCGCTCCCGATGGGGCCCGCGTTGCGGCCGAACCGACGTCCTGGAAAAAGAGCGTCCTCCGGTTCAGCCCTTAACCTGCCTCGAGAGCAGGTCGTCCAGCTCCTCGAAGTATGACCGTACCCCCTGAGGCATGGATTCTACGTTCTTCCTGATGGCGTCGACTAGGTAAGGGATCGCGGTCTGAGAGACCTCGACCGCCTGGCCTTTCTTGCCGATGCCGACCCTCGGGACCTTGACCCTCTCCCTCACCTCCGGGGGCGCAGCCTCCCTGGCGTCGTCCTCCACGGTCTTCAGCCACTTCTCCAGTTGGTCCTGGTCAAGCCCCTCGACCATGCCGCTCAGCTCCCGCACCAGCGGTCCGACCGACGCGAGAGTGCCTAGGTCCAGGCTCTGGCTGGAACCCAGGAAGAGGCGGACCCCGGCGGCGGCGACGACGTTAGTGAATACGATCACAAGAGCCGCTATCGGGAGTATCTGTGACGATCCGCTCACGGCGTCGGCGATCAGGGTCGTCGCGAGGAGGGCCGGGGTGAGCCCCTGGGCCATCATGGACACAATGAATCTCCTGTCTCCGACGGCCATCTTACGGTCCACCAGCTCGGTGCTGATGTACCTGGCCACCAGCAGGATGCCGAGCACCGCGAGCGACTCGAAGTAGACGCTGGAGCTCGACAGGACGCTCAGCGGCATCGAAAACCCGAGGAAGAAAAGGAAGAAAGTCCGAAGGAAGAACGAAATCTCGGTCTGGAAGGCCGAAATGTAGTTCAGCGAAAGAGCAGGCATGACGTTAGGCACGGCGAGGGGTCCAGGAAGGTCTGCGAAGTTCTTCATGACCAGCCCTATGGCAAGCGTCGTGATCACGCCGCTCCCTCCGATCTCCCCGACCAGCACGTAGGTCAGGAGGACGTAGCCCACTGTCGCCATGTAAAAGAAGTCCGAGTGGCCGAGGCTCTTGGCGACCCGGACCCATGCGAGCCCCAGCAGCACCCCCCCGACTAGGCCGATGGAGAGCTCCTCGAAGAAGCTCTTGGAGATCACCGAGAGCCCCTGCAGGTCCAGGGGAGCACCCTGGTTGTACCCGTTGAGCAGGACTGTGAAGAGTATGATGAGGACCAGGGAGTCGAACACGGACTCGAGAGCCAGAT
Proteins encoded in this region:
- a CDS encoding cation:proton antiporter, producing MALSAETFLLVISAIIFIGFVGNILLSKKGIPQTLFLIAAGIATRWFAVLPTTAVNAMLPILSDLTLAMVVFDIGMSLKLRDIMLEGRSAVTRSSLYMLLSIMGVTLFFAGGLHWSLYQSLFLGSIVGGEISMIIVPYLARRISQRGLVSNLALESVFDSLVLIILFTVLLNGYNQGAPLDLQGLSVISKSFFEELSIGLVGGVLLGLAWVRVAKSLGHSDFFYMATVGYVLLTYVLVGEIGGSGVITTLAIGLVMKNFADLPGPLAVPNVMPALSLNYISAFQTEISFFLRTFFLFFLGFSMPLSVLSSSSVYFESLAVLGILLVARYISTELVDRKMAVGDRRFIVSMMAQGLTPALLATTLIADAVSGSSQILPIAALVIVFTNVVAAAGVRLFLGSSQSLDLGTLASVGPLVRELSGMVEGLDQDQLEKWLKTVEDDAREAAPPEVRERVKVPRVGIGKKGQAVEVSQTAIPYLVDAIRKNVESMPQGVRSYFEELDDLLSRQVKG